A genomic region of Devosia ginsengisoli contains the following coding sequences:
- a CDS encoding branched-chain amino acid ABC transporter permease, with the protein MTMANTIIQGILLGGLYALYAAGLSLIFGVMRLVNLAHGDFIVMGAFILLALSTSIGLPLPFALLIAMPFMFAFGWGLQRVILNRTLKGDLLVPLLVTFGLQIIVQNGLLQIFSADSRKLSLGAFETQSVSLGGGITIGVMPLVTFGVAIFVISMLSFIFYNTALGRKLRATSDSTTFVQIMGVNPHKVFAVAMGIAFVVIAIAAFFMGVRSNFDPSVGPARLLYAFEAVVIGGLGSLWGTLAGGIILGVAQTVGGAINPEWQVLSGHIVFLIIILVRPRGLFPKQ; encoded by the coding sequence ATGACCATGGCCAACACCATCATCCAGGGCATCCTGCTTGGCGGACTCTATGCCCTCTATGCAGCGGGCCTCTCGCTGATCTTCGGCGTCATGCGGCTGGTGAACCTGGCCCATGGCGACTTCATCGTCATGGGTGCCTTCATCCTGCTTGCCCTCAGCACCAGCATCGGCCTGCCGCTGCCTTTCGCATTGCTGATCGCCATGCCCTTCATGTTCGCCTTTGGCTGGGGGTTGCAGCGGGTCATTCTCAATCGCACGCTGAAGGGCGATCTGCTGGTGCCATTACTGGTGACCTTCGGCCTCCAGATCATCGTGCAGAACGGCCTGCTGCAGATATTCTCCGCCGACAGTCGCAAGCTGTCGCTGGGTGCCTTCGAGACCCAGTCGGTTTCGCTCGGCGGCGGCATTACCATCGGCGTCATGCCGCTGGTCACCTTCGGCGTCGCCATCTTCGTTATTTCGATGCTGAGCTTCATCTTCTACAACACCGCGCTCGGCCGCAAACTGCGGGCGACCTCGGACTCCACGACCTTCGTGCAGATCATGGGCGTCAATCCGCACAAGGTCTTTGCCGTCGCCATGGGCATTGCGTTCGTGGTCATCGCCATCGCCGCCTTCTTTATGGGCGTACGCTCCAATTTCGACCCCAGTGTCGGTCCCGCGCGCCTGCTCTACGCCTTCGAGGCGGTAGTGATCGGCGGGCTCGGCTCGCTCTGGGGCACATTGGCCGGCGGTATTATCCTGGGTGTCGCGCAGACCGTCGGCGGGGCCATCAACCCCGAATGGCAGGTGCTCAGCGGGCACATTGTCTTTCTCATCATCATCCTGGTGAGGCCGCGCGGCCTCTTTCCCAAGCAGTAG
- a CDS encoding branched-chain amino acid ABC transporter permease, translating into MQDNSTATATESKPAARYVLTIGNRFSSATLILFGILVVVLAFAPTFLTRSNVQDLILIFLLVALAQCWNLLAGYAGLISVGQQAFVGLGGYALFAFIITLGVDPLLSVLISAVVVAVISIPVGLVVFRMQGAYFAVVTWVVAEVFRLLSSQWKVLGGGTGTSLPRSVSENFIGLDLVRELFGVRSAAAREIIIYWAALIAAVFVIAVAYRLLRSRLGLALSAIRDGEVAAESVGVDINRTKFMIYIFAAFGAGLVGALYFLQTSRISPDAGFALLDWTAYVIFIVVIGGIGTIEGPILGAIIFVVLRSLLAGFGPWYLIVLGILGIVVMLFAPKGLWGVFSQRTGIELFPTRRRLERRDD; encoded by the coding sequence ATGCAGGACAATTCCACCGCCACCGCCACCGAATCCAAGCCGGCCGCCCGTTATGTGCTGACCATCGGCAATCGCTTTTCCAGCGCCACGCTGATCCTGTTCGGTATCCTCGTGGTGGTACTGGCCTTCGCGCCCACATTCCTGACGCGCTCCAACGTCCAGGACCTGATCCTGATCTTCCTCCTGGTGGCACTGGCCCAGTGCTGGAACCTGCTGGCCGGCTATGCCGGGCTCATTTCGGTGGGCCAGCAGGCCTTTGTCGGTCTTGGCGGCTATGCGCTGTTCGCCTTCATCATCACCCTGGGTGTCGATCCGTTGCTCTCGGTCCTCATCTCGGCTGTTGTGGTAGCGGTGATCTCCATCCCTGTCGGGCTCGTGGTATTCCGCATGCAGGGCGCCTATTTCGCCGTGGTGACCTGGGTGGTCGCCGAGGTGTTCCGGCTGCTCTCGTCGCAGTGGAAGGTGCTCGGAGGAGGTACCGGCACGTCGCTGCCCCGTTCGGTCAGCGAGAACTTCATCGGGCTCGATCTGGTGCGCGAACTGTTCGGCGTCCGGTCTGCCGCGGCACGCGAGATCATCATCTACTGGGCCGCGCTGATCGCCGCCGTCTTCGTCATCGCGGTTGCGTACCGCCTGCTGCGATCACGGCTGGGCCTGGCGCTCAGCGCCATCCGCGATGGCGAGGTCGCGGCCGAAAGCGTCGGTGTCGATATCAACCGCACCAAGTTCATGATCTATATCTTTGCCGCCTTCGGGGCCGGCCTGGTGGGCGCGCTATACTTCCTCCAGACCAGCCGCATCTCTCCCGACGCCGGCTTTGCGCTGCTCGACTGGACGGCCTACGTGATCTTTATCGTGGTCATTGGCGGCATCGGCACCATTGAAGGGCCTATCCTGGGCGCCATCATCTTCGTGGTGTTGCGCAGCCTGCTGGCCGGCTTCGGCCCCTGGTATCTCATCGTGCTCGGCATATTGGGTATCGTCGTCATGCTGTTCGCGCCCAAAGGGCTGTGGGGTGTCTTCTCGCAGCGCACCGGCATCGAACTGTTCCCCACGCGACGGAGACTCGAGCGCCGCGACGACTGA
- a CDS encoding ring-cleaving dioxygenase yields MREEHKLVTGIHHVTSCVATAQEDIDFFTRVIGQRMIKQTVLFDGKAPIYHLYYANANAEIGTVMTTFPYRQDGRKGRRGSGQVATTAYSVNEDSLDFWVKHLSKYGVAHNGIEKRFGKNLIHFAHPAGLQFEIIGDNRDTRGGWTTDEINEANSVKGFHNVVMSVRETQAQHDYFVDALGFQKTNQEGDYIEYSIGEGGPGKTIVLRHDANLPQGSWTFGEGTVHHVALAVADDERQKELKLWLEGLGYTDASEQKDRNYFHSVYCRSPGGILTEFATCDIGFATDEPLAELGQKLQLPPWFESRREEIVAPLEPITVPAPR; encoded by the coding sequence ATGCGCGAGGAACACAAGCTCGTCACCGGAATCCACCACGTCACCTCGTGCGTGGCAACGGCGCAGGAGGACATCGATTTCTTCACCCGTGTCATCGGGCAGCGGATGATCAAGCAGACGGTGCTGTTCGACGGCAAGGCGCCGATCTATCACCTCTACTATGCCAATGCGAATGCCGAGATCGGCACCGTGATGACCACCTTCCCCTACCGCCAGGATGGCCGCAAGGGTCGCCGCGGTTCCGGCCAGGTCGCCACGACAGCCTACAGCGTCAATGAGGATTCGCTCGACTTCTGGGTCAAGCACCTGAGCAAATACGGCGTCGCCCATAACGGCATCGAGAAGCGCTTCGGCAAGAACCTGATCCACTTCGCCCATCCCGCCGGCCTCCAATTCGAGATCATCGGCGACAACCGCGATACGCGCGGCGGCTGGACCACTGACGAGATCAACGAAGCCAATTCGGTGAAGGGCTTCCACAACGTCGTCATGTCGGTGCGCGAGACCCAGGCGCAGCACGACTATTTCGTCGATGCGCTCGGCTTCCAGAAGACCAACCAGGAAGGCGACTATATCGAATACAGCATCGGTGAAGGCGGGCCGGGCAAGACCATCGTGCTGCGCCACGATGCCAACCTGCCGCAGGGCAGCTGGACCTTCGGTGAAGGCACCGTGCACCACGTCGCCCTGGCTGTAGCCGACGATGAGCGGCAGAAGGAGCTCAAGCTCTGGCTCGAGGGGCTCGGCTATACCGATGCCTCCGAACAGAAGGACCGCAATTACTTCCACTCCGTCTATTGCCGCTCGCCGGGCGGGATCCTGACGGAATTCGCCACCTGTGACATCGGTTTTGCCACCGACGAGCCGCTCGCCGAACTCGGCCAGAAGCTGCAGTTGCCGCCGTGGTTCGAGAGCCGCCGCGAAGAGATCGTGGCGCCGCTCGAGCCCATCACCGTTCCCGCACCGCGCTGA
- a CDS encoding alpha/beta fold hydrolase, translating to MKSTKILGAAGLAILLSSTAAFAAGEAGPLHLRGLGNFYVGAVVSEPDAEGNVSVTNQMYVGYALPAEAKHDIPLILVHGGGGQASDWFSTPDGRDGWRNYFVNAGFDTYWVDRPGYGRSPTSASYGDGQIASANSGIIARLSASDNFPGGEVTPTSEGVIGWLKGSSSTPYAGNEIAAKDLSELLDKVGPAILVLHSAGGGSGFWAADLNPEKVAGIIAIEASGSDGLSQAQSLTFDPPLTADFVPVEGADGCKLQPEGAVSTLTNLAGIPVTLVSTPNSFLGAPQVCALASLQQAGVTAELVKMEDVGAPGTGHFLMAETNNADSAKAIIDIAEGMLAE from the coding sequence ATGAAATCTACCAAAATTCTCGGCGCCGCGGGGCTCGCCATCCTGTTGAGTTCAACTGCGGCCTTTGCCGCCGGCGAGGCCGGTCCGCTCCATCTGCGCGGCCTGGGCAATTTCTATGTCGGCGCCGTGGTCAGCGAGCCCGATGCCGAAGGCAATGTCAGCGTCACCAACCAGATGTATGTCGGCTACGCCCTGCCGGCCGAAGCCAAGCATGACATTCCGCTGATCCTCGTCCATGGCGGCGGCGGCCAGGCTTCGGACTGGTTCTCGACGCCCGACGGGCGTGACGGCTGGCGCAACTATTTCGTCAATGCCGGCTTTGACACCTACTGGGTCGATCGCCCCGGCTATGGCCGCTCGCCGACAAGTGCCAGCTATGGCGACGGTCAGATCGCTTCGGCCAATTCGGGCATCATCGCACGCCTCTCTGCCTCCGATAATTTCCCTGGCGGTGAAGTTACCCCGACCAGCGAAGGCGTTATTGGCTGGCTCAAGGGCTCGTCGTCTACGCCCTATGCCGGCAACGAGATCGCCGCCAAGGACCTCTCCGAACTGCTCGACAAGGTTGGTCCGGCCATCCTGGTACTGCACTCGGCCGGCGGCGGCAGCGGCTTCTGGGCCGCCGACCTCAACCCCGAAAAGGTCGCCGGCATCATCGCCATCGAAGCCTCGGGTTCCGATGGCCTGAGCCAGGCCCAGAGCCTCACCTTCGACCCCCCGCTGACCGCCGACTTCGTCCCGGTCGAGGGCGCCGATGGCTGCAAGCTGCAGCCTGAAGGCGCTGTCAGCACGCTGACCAACCTGGCCGGCATCCCGGTGACGCTGGTTTCGACGCCCAACAGCTTCCTCGGCGCGCCGCAGGTCTGTGCCCTGGCCTCGCTGCAGCAGGCCGGTGTTACTGCCGAGCTGGTCAAGATGGAAGATGTCGGCGCCCCCGGCACCGGTCACTTCCTGATGGCCGAAACCAACAATGCCGACTCCGCCAAGGCGATCATCGATATCGCCGAAGGCATGCTGGCCGAGTAA
- a CDS encoding DUF6644 family protein, which yields MDFSPLFRWLEALQLSQAIKFSAWMFPTIESLHVIAIALVFGVIAIVDLRLLGVASRSRRFTEVAHDCLHWTWAAFVLALLTGGLMFASNATTYGGNTLFWWKMGLLVLAGINMFIFELVTARSVTNWDAPDARVPAAARIAGLLSLGLWLAVIATGRWIGYTLYALPF from the coding sequence ATGGACTTTTCTCCGCTTTTCCGCTGGCTCGAGGCACTGCAGTTGTCGCAGGCAATCAAGTTCTCGGCCTGGATGTTTCCCACCATCGAGTCGCTGCATGTCATCGCCATCGCGCTGGTCTTCGGCGTCATCGCAATCGTCGACCTGCGCCTGCTCGGGGTGGCCTCGCGCAGCCGGCGCTTCACCGAAGTCGCCCATGATTGCCTGCACTGGACCTGGGCAGCCTTCGTGCTTGCCCTGCTGACCGGCGGGCTGATGTTCGCCTCCAACGCCACGACCTATGGCGGCAATACGCTGTTCTGGTGGAAGATGGGCCTGCTGGTGCTGGCCGGCATAAACATGTTCATCTTCGAACTGGTCACGGCCCGCAGCGTCACCAACTGGGACGCGCCGGATGCGCGCGTTCCCGCCGCCGCCCGCATCGCCGGCCTGCTGTCGCTGGGCCTGTGGCTCGCGGTGATCGCAACCGGCCGCTGGATCGGCTACACGCTCTACGCCCTGCCCTTCTAA
- a CDS encoding DUF6644 family protein has translation MDSFANALALTPFSVWIQNTLWVVPWVQTIHIVAIALLLSSVFMIDMRILNLTGRGQSMTETARRFIPWVWIGFIILLLSGTVLIIGEPVRSLLNVFFWTKMALLAVALLSTAMFQVTLRSHPAIWEETHARRSFVRVLAVAALLVWLGIIFAGRFIAYADNFFPPVY, from the coding sequence ATGGACAGTTTCGCCAATGCCCTCGCGCTGACGCCTTTCAGCGTTTGGATCCAGAACACGCTCTGGGTCGTGCCCTGGGTGCAGACAATCCACATCGTCGCCATCGCACTACTGCTCTCGTCGGTCTTCATGATCGACATGCGCATTCTCAACCTGACCGGCCGCGGCCAATCCATGACCGAGACGGCCCGCCGCTTCATCCCCTGGGTCTGGATCGGCTTCATCATCCTCTTGCTGAGCGGCACGGTGCTGATCATCGGCGAGCCGGTGCGGAGCCTGCTCAACGTATTCTTCTGGACCAAGATGGCGTTGCTGGCCGTGGCTTTGCTGTCCACCGCCATGTTCCAGGTGACGCTGCGCAGCCACCCGGCTATCTGGGAGGAAACCCATGCGCGCCGCAGCTTCGTGCGCGTGCTCGCCGTGGCGGCGCTGCTGGTCTGGCTGGGCATCATCTTTGCCGGGCGGTTCATCGCCTATGCCGACAATTTCTTTCCACCCGTCTACTGA
- a CDS encoding DUF6152 family protein — MKHLPILGALALSLGIAAPALAHHSFAMFDTSRQVMVEGVVETWAFNNPHAWLFITVENEGETQRWGFEGSAPVSQISRGITGDTFKPGDVVRVVMCPLRDGRNGGHMAFVKLSDGTVVTPNDAGCPAGDNVKLWQDNGWLDNAPNFEAHLIEGKETPSALQSSPTGTEAPAQ, encoded by the coding sequence ATGAAGCATCTTCCTATCCTGGGCGCCCTCGCCCTCTCGCTGGGCATCGCCGCCCCCGCTCTCGCCCACCATTCCTTCGCCATGTTCGACACCTCAAGGCAGGTGATGGTCGAGGGGGTGGTGGAAACCTGGGCCTTCAACAACCCCCATGCCTGGCTGTTCATCACCGTCGAGAACGAGGGCGAGACACAGCGCTGGGGCTTTGAAGGCTCCGCGCCGGTCAGCCAGATCTCCCGTGGCATCACCGGCGACACGTTCAAGCCGGGCGATGTCGTCCGCGTCGTGATGTGTCCGCTGCGCGACGGCCGCAATGGCGGGCACATGGCCTTCGTCAAGCTGTCTGACGGCACGGTGGTTACGCCGAACGATGCCGGCTGCCCGGCCGGCGACAACGTCAAGCTGTGGCAGGACAATGGCTGGCTCGACAATGCGCCCAATTTCGAGGCGCACCTGATCGAGGGCAAGGAAACGCCATCGGCGCTCCAGAGCTCACCGACCGGCACCGAAGCGCCGGCACAATAA
- a CDS encoding helix-turn-helix domain-containing protein produces the protein MATAAFDVRETHGIVMRSENRMRVSCDGHGWSSLYASAQREQPYEGHFPPVRDQLLVLHRNGPVAVERLDDGRPQRHVVPAGGVHLFPGGLPFNVRLMGELDTVHVYVRRKVIEEVAADMVEGDPALLEIPADIVDDDPALTGMLDAITLSLGDGDYATAIYMDHLARTIAAQLVRRHSQARLKSSRQPDVGADVVRALEYMQDNIARSFNLADLAKAAGRSPSHLSRQFRDAFGRPPHAYLIDLRLDMAQALLQRTREPIAAIAVDCGFSHQEHLTRLFRRRFETTPAAFRRRAQS, from the coding sequence ATGGCGACGGCGGCATTCGACGTGCGTGAGACACATGGCATCGTCATGCGGTCGGAAAATCGCATGCGCGTGTCATGCGACGGCCACGGCTGGTCATCCCTCTACGCCTCGGCGCAGCGCGAACAGCCCTATGAAGGGCACTTCCCTCCGGTGCGCGATCAGTTGCTTGTGCTGCACCGCAACGGGCCGGTGGCGGTGGAGCGGCTCGACGACGGGCGTCCGCAGCGGCATGTGGTGCCGGCCGGCGGCGTGCATCTGTTTCCCGGCGGGCTTCCCTTCAATGTGCGTCTGATGGGCGAACTCGACACGGTCCATGTCTATGTCCGCCGCAAGGTGATCGAGGAAGTGGCGGCCGATATGGTGGAGGGCGATCCGGCCTTGCTGGAAATTCCCGCCGATATTGTCGATGACGATCCGGCGCTGACCGGCATGCTCGATGCCATCACCCTGTCACTGGGCGATGGCGACTATGCGACGGCCATCTATATGGACCATCTGGCCCGCACCATCGCGGCGCAGTTGGTCCGCCGCCACTCCCAGGCGCGGTTGAAATCCAGCCGGCAACCCGATGTCGGCGCCGACGTGGTCCGCGCTCTTGAATACATGCAGGACAATATCGCCCGCTCCTTCAATCTGGCCGACCTCGCCAAGGCAGCAGGGCGCAGCCCCAGCCATCTGTCGCGGCAGTTCCGCGACGCCTTCGGGCGCCCGCCGCATGCCTATCTGATCGACCTGCGGCTCGACATGGCGCAGGCCCTGCTGCAGCGTACGCGGGAGCCGATTGCCGCGATTGCGGTCGATTGCGGCTTCTCCCATCAGGAGCACTTGACGCGGCTGTTCCGGCGCCGCTTCGAGACCACCCCGGCTGCCTTCCGGCGCCGCGCACAATCCTGA
- a CDS encoding intradiol ring-cleavage dioxygenase produces MSTRDFDEHSITQAVLDRFANTPDPRLKQVLQSLVRHAHDFVRDVDLSMDEWLEAIMFLTRTGQISDDKRQEFILLSDTLGISMLVDAINHRMPEGATETTVLGPFYVQNPPELSNGADISGGEEGVPLHVAAVVTSPDGKPLANAVVDVWQSDDDGFYDVQRPEIEGANLRARFRTDAAGRMAFWTIVPKFYPIPADGPVGDMLAATNRHPFRPAHIHFMIAAAGYETLVTHLFIDNDPYLDSDAVFGVKQSLIVTLDEHDGGSAPENRSMAGPWKSLEHHFGLKPQR; encoded by the coding sequence TTGTCCACGCGCGACTTCGACGAGCATTCGATCACCCAGGCAGTGCTCGACCGCTTCGCGAACACCCCTGACCCGAGGCTCAAGCAGGTGTTGCAGAGCCTCGTCCGCCACGCCCATGACTTCGTTCGTGACGTCGATCTCAGCATGGACGAGTGGCTGGAGGCGATCATGTTCCTGACCCGCACCGGCCAGATCAGCGATGACAAAAGGCAGGAATTCATCCTGCTGTCCGATACGCTGGGCATATCCATGCTGGTTGATGCCATCAACCACCGTATGCCCGAAGGCGCCACCGAAACCACGGTCCTCGGCCCGTTCTACGTGCAGAACCCGCCCGAGCTGAGCAACGGTGCCGATATCTCGGGCGGCGAGGAAGGCGTGCCTCTGCATGTGGCCGCGGTCGTAACCTCGCCCGACGGCAAGCCGCTGGCCAATGCCGTGGTCGATGTCTGGCAGTCCGACGACGACGGCTTCTACGACGTGCAGCGGCCCGAGATCGAAGGCGCCAATCTGCGCGCGCGTTTCCGTACGGATGCCGCCGGCCGCATGGCGTTCTGGACCATCGTCCCCAAATTCTACCCCATCCCGGCCGATGGCCCTGTGGGCGATATGCTGGCCGCCACCAACCGCCACCCGTTCCGGCCGGCTCATATCCATTTCATGATTGCCGCCGCCGGCTACGAGACGCTCGTGACCCATCTGTTCATCGACAACGATCCTTATCTCGACAGCGACGCGGTGTTCGGCGTCAAGCAGTCGCTGATCGTGACGCTGGATGAACATGACGGTGGCAGCGCCCCCGAGAACCGCTCCATGGCTGGGCCGTGGAAAAGCCTCGAACACCATTTCGGCCTGAAGCCGCAGCGCTGA
- a CDS encoding FAD-dependent oxidoreductase has translation MTMLETGVLIVGSGPAGSSAAALLSTYGIDNTLVTRYRWLADTPRAHITNQRTMEVLRDLGLEEQAMLYATHQELMGNNVFCASLAGEELGRMRSWGNDPHSKARHLKASPTEMVDIPQDLLEPVLFGAAAKRGTKARLSTEYLSHIQDETGVTVTVRDRVLDQTFEIRAKYLIGADGGRSQVAQDIGLPMVGKMGVGGSMNITFKADLSRYVAHRPSVLYWVLQPGSDVGGIGMGLVRMVRPWDEWLIVWGYDIDQPPPEMTDDFARSVVHSLVGDDTIPVEITGYSTWTVNHMYAKRYSSGRVFCMGDAVHRHPPSNGLGSNTSIQDAFNLAWKLALVLNGAAGEKLLDSYNAERAPIGKQVVDRANKSIGETGPIFQALGLLSTKDVDQMRANMESRKRPDVEGRSRRKALRDAIAYKVYEFDAHGVEMNQRYQSSAVVSDGSAAPAFTQDPELIYQATTYPGARLPHVWLERSGRQVSTLDLVGQGRFTLLTGIGGDDWVAAAEALAAELGVPLTAVSIGPGRDYEDPFGDWANSSEIADGGCVLVRPDQFVAWRSMDTTADCQAALRTALRAVLSR, from the coding sequence ATGACCATGCTTGAAACCGGCGTCCTCATTGTCGGCAGCGGCCCGGCTGGCTCCTCGGCAGCCGCTTTGCTCTCGACCTATGGCATCGACAACACCCTGGTCACCCGCTACCGCTGGCTGGCCGATACCCCGCGTGCCCACATCACCAATCAGCGCACTATGGAAGTGTTGCGCGACCTGGGGTTGGAAGAGCAGGCCATGCTCTACGCCACCCATCAGGAGTTGATGGGCAACAATGTGTTCTGCGCCAGCCTTGCCGGCGAGGAACTGGGCCGCATGCGCAGCTGGGGCAACGATCCGCACTCCAAGGCCCGCCACCTCAAGGCCAGCCCGACCGAGATGGTCGATATCCCCCAGGATCTGCTGGAGCCAGTGCTGTTCGGCGCCGCCGCCAAGCGCGGCACCAAGGCGCGGCTCTCCACGGAATATCTCAGCCATATTCAGGACGAGACCGGTGTCACCGTCACGGTACGGGACAGGGTGCTCGACCAGACGTTCGAGATTCGCGCCAAATACCTGATCGGCGCCGATGGCGGCCGTTCGCAGGTGGCACAGGATATCGGCCTGCCCATGGTCGGCAAGATGGGTGTCGGCGGTTCGATGAACATCACCTTCAAGGCCGACCTGTCTAGATATGTCGCCCATCGCCCCAGCGTCCTCTACTGGGTGCTGCAACCAGGCTCGGATGTCGGCGGCATCGGCATGGGTCTCGTCCGCATGGTGCGGCCTTGGGACGAGTGGCTTATCGTCTGGGGCTACGACATCGACCAGCCGCCCCCGGAAATGACCGACGACTTCGCCCGCAGCGTCGTGCATTCGCTGGTCGGCGACGATACGATTCCGGTGGAGATCACCGGCTATTCCACCTGGACGGTGAACCACATGTATGCCAAACGCTATTCCAGCGGCCGGGTGTTCTGCATGGGCGACGCGGTGCACCGCCATCCGCCGTCCAATGGTCTGGGGTCCAACACGTCAATCCAGGACGCCTTCAACCTCGCCTGGAAACTGGCGCTGGTGCTCAATGGCGCTGCTGGCGAAAAGCTGCTCGACAGCTACAATGCCGAGCGCGCGCCGATCGGTAAGCAGGTGGTGGATCGTGCCAACAAGTCCATCGGTGAAACCGGACCGATCTTTCAGGCGCTGGGTCTGCTCTCGACCAAAGATGTCGACCAGATGCGGGCCAATATGGAGTCGCGCAAGCGCCCCGACGTCGAAGGCCGGTCCCGCCGCAAGGCTCTGCGCGATGCCATTGCCTACAAGGTCTATGAGTTCGACGCCCATGGCGTGGAAATGAACCAGCGATATCAGTCCTCCGCGGTGGTAAGCGATGGCTCGGCTGCGCCGGCCTTCACGCAGGATCCCGAACTGATCTACCAGGCCACCACCTATCCAGGCGCGCGGCTGCCGCATGTCTGGCTGGAGCGTTCCGGCCGTCAGGTCTCTACGCTGGATCTGGTAGGGCAGGGGCGGTTCACCCTGCTAACCGGCATCGGCGGCGACGATTGGGTCGCGGCGGCCGAAGCCTTGGCAGCGGAGCTGGGTGTACCGCTGACGGCGGTTTCCATCGGTCCCGGCCGCGACTATGAGGACCCGTTTGGCGATTGGGCCAACAGCTCGGAAATAGCCGATGGCGGCTGCGTATTGGTGCGGCCCGATCAGTTCGTGGCCTGGCGTTCCATGGACACGACGGCCGACTGCCAGGCGGCCTTGCGCACCGCCCTTCGCGCCGTGCTCTCCCGCTAG
- a CDS encoding carboxymuconolactone decarboxylase family protein, with product MARVPYRGPQDGDAALFDRLAQERGEPVENIFLALANAPAVASAVLTMATALRQQTALDRQLRELAVLSVGQVLEAEYELAHHHNSAVRAGLGAAKLAGLSQPEQSGRYSEAELAVIDYARAVTTTGRADAALWSRITRALPLQEQVELVVTVAWYNAVVRMILPLEIDIEDWLVLLEPGQP from the coding sequence GTGGCCCGGGTTCCCTATCGTGGGCCGCAGGATGGCGATGCGGCCCTGTTCGACCGGCTGGCCCAGGAGCGTGGCGAGCCGGTCGAGAATATTTTTCTGGCGCTGGCGAATGCGCCGGCAGTAGCCAGCGCGGTGCTGACCATGGCCACGGCGCTGCGCCAGCAGACGGCGCTCGATCGGCAACTGCGCGAACTGGCTGTGCTGTCGGTCGGGCAGGTGCTTGAGGCAGAATATGAACTCGCCCATCACCACAATTCAGCGGTTCGGGCCGGACTGGGCGCGGCCAAGCTCGCCGGACTTTCACAGCCGGAACAATCCGGGCGCTATAGCGAAGCCGAATTGGCCGTGATCGACTATGCTCGTGCGGTGACGACGACTGGCCGAGCCGACGCGGCGCTTTGGTCGCGCATCACCCGGGCCTTGCCGCTGCAGGAGCAGGTAGAACTGGTGGTCACTGTGGCCTGGTACAACGCTGTCGTACGGATGATCCTACCGTTGGAGATCGATATCGAAGACTGGCTGGTACTTCTGGAGCCGGGCCAGCCCTGA
- a CDS encoding DUF6152 family protein yields MIMHRRTFLAGSVAFCAGTAVVPVYAHPSYALFDLEKVAIFEGTVVKFDYLNPHCWLFITVVDDAGVETLRGFEMDGPPGLMRQGIRPNYFSPGEQVAVKSNPLRDGRPAGLFRGVLKADGEGFGDVEGLVPPLPPG; encoded by the coding sequence ATGATCATGCATCGAAGGACATTCCTCGCCGGATCAGTGGCATTCTGCGCAGGCACGGCGGTTGTCCCCGTCTATGCCCATCCTTCCTATGCGTTGTTCGACCTCGAAAAAGTGGCGATTTTTGAAGGCACGGTCGTCAAGTTCGACTACCTCAACCCCCATTGCTGGCTTTTCATTACCGTGGTGGACGATGCAGGCGTTGAAACGCTGCGCGGTTTCGAGATGGATGGTCCGCCCGGCCTGATGCGGCAAGGTATCAGGCCCAATTATTTCAGTCCGGGCGAGCAAGTTGCCGTCAAATCCAATCCGCTGCGGGATGGTCGCCCGGCGGGCCTGTTCCGCGGTGTGCTCAAGGCAGACGGGGAAGGGTTCGGGGATGTCGAGGGACTGGTGCCCCCGCTCCCTCCCGGTTAG